In the genome of Erpetoichthys calabaricus chromosome 13, fErpCal1.3, whole genome shotgun sequence, the window GTTATCTGTATCAACTTGTGACGGAAAGCAGGTTTGATGTAAGGTGCGCTCCACCATCTTGGCTGGTTCTGGGCCACTGCCCTTGCAGTTTTTCAACGACATTTCGATATTGGGATTCTGAGCCTTGCTTAAGTCGTGAATTACGTCTTTCATTAAAGAGTCATTTGCCAGATTTATAACACCCTTTTGAGTCCGGTAGCGTTGGTCGCTAAACCACTTCTTAATCTCACCTCTTGAGAGTCCGGTGGCCTCAATTAATCGATAGACCTCCATATCTTCTGGAAATTGTTGTTTTGTAAAGCTTCTCCTAAGTTCAGAAAGTTGTTCCTTTGACTTCTTTCGTTCCAAAAACAAATGAGATCCGTTAAACTCCAAAGATGAGGATTGTGAATGCGCGACTTCGATAACGTTTGCCCGTTTCACTTGCTGGTCCACAACTGGAGTGGGTAAAGGCCGCTTGGTTGCCTGCATGTTATTCGCTACAGTAACTGTGATTGGAGAACAAGTCATCGTTGACCCATTCGCCATCTGGGTCAGCACCAAACTGGTTTGTCCTAGAAACTGACAAGGGACGGTTTGGATTAGGGATGGTGGGGTTTCAGTTGTCGATGACAAATGATTAGGCAAAACGGCAAAAGCAGGCTGCACTGGCTGGATGGTGCCATTGAACATTTTCTTTCTGGCTTCTTCTACTTCCTCTGGTGACCAACTGATGCCTTGCTTTAGGCGCTGGGCTGTAAACCAGACTTTTATTTGTTCCTCAGGATGTTTTGATGCTGCGGTCAGCCAAGAGAGTTCTGCTTGGGTTGGATAGGGGAACTTATTAAATGCAGTAATAAGAGTCGTGTTGATATCTAACAGTGGATTATATTTAGAAGTGTTCAAAGGAACAGCAACTTTTGGTACCAAGCTGTAGTTGGGAGGTCGCTGAAGAGAGGGCATAACATGAGACAGACCCTCTTGCACTGTAGGTTCTGGTATGATCACTGTTCCATTTATGGTAAATGCTGGAAAAGTATCCTTAATTATCAGCGGCCTAGGAATATGTAGATCATCGGCCCACCGGGGTATTCGGTTGGTCTCCATTTTGGGCTTTCCAGTTTTCATAGTGGAAGTTTTGTTCACAGGTACAGATGAAGGAGCGTCACTTGTGATCACAGTGGCAGGGCTGAGGTTGATGGCACTATTTGAGCCCTCGATGGTCTGTTCCAGAATGGTCTGGATGTTGTTTTTGATCAGCTTCAATTTGAAGTTGTTCACCCCGGGGTGAGATTTGAAATTGTGGTGAGATAACGTGTCGTACTTCTTTGTGCTGAAGTTGCATTCGGCACAGACGTAAAGTGGGTTGAGAATAACGTTGGGATGGCTAGAATCCACATGCTCagtaaatttatttaaatcttgTGTAGAATAGGGGCAGTACTTACATTCATAACCGCCTTGTGGCTTCCACTGATGTTGTCCATCCTgtgatattttttccagcattgcatTCATCTCTTCATTTTGGTCAAGGTTGCCTGAATTCCAGGTACTATTGTCTGGTAGAGTGTGTAAAGACCCATTTTCTTTGACTTCATCATCAGTGTCTTTGACCTCTTCAGGGTCATTATCTTCATCCAGTTCAGATGCCCTTACCATACATGGAACAGTTGATTTTCTTTTGCTGGCCATTGCCCGAATTTAACATGAAACTGTATTTCAGGTTCAGATAGTAGTAAGTGCATGTATCCACGAGTGCAAATGATGAAGACTGGAGCCCAGTCTTACTGCACGGATGGAATGCTGAAGTTGAATGACCTCCGATATCCGCTCCAGGTGAGTACTTCAGGAGACCTCATCCCAGACTGCTTGACctaaaattaagaaatgaaaaagacaaagtgTGAAGCCAATGTCACGTTACGCAACTTCCAGTCAGAGGGGTTATCACACATGATGACTGCAGTTGCAGATCTCTTGCCTAACTGGAAGCAGCTGTGGATGTCAAataacagttaggtccataagtatctgGACAGTGATTCCATTCtgataattttggctctgtgcgccaccacaatggatctgaAATGAAGCAatgaagatgtgattgaagtgtagactcgCAGTTTTAATTGAAGGGGTTGAACAAAAGCATTGTAggagccatttagaaaagatggccatttttatacatggtcaccCCATTTTTAGGGGCATAAAAGTATTTAGATAAACTAACATAATCGTGAATGTAACGATCAcattcaatacttggttgaaaatcctttgcagtccatgactgcctgaagtctgaacccacGGCCATCTCCAAGTGTTGGGTTTCCACCCTGCTGATGcattgccaggcctttactgccgcTGTCTgcaggtgctgcttgttcattggactttctgccaccagttttgtcttcagcaagtgaactgcatgtccagttgggttgaggtcagttgatcgacatggccattgaagaatattccacttctttgctttgaaaagcacttggtttactGTCActgtatgttttggttcattatCTCTCTGTTCTGTGAAGcgtcatcctatcagttttgcagcatttgtctgaatctgagcagacagtacagCGCCCtggacacttcagaattcatcctgctacttcatATTATCAATAAACATCAGTGATCCACTTCCAGAGGCAGCCATGTATGATCACGAGATAACacggcctccaccatgtttcatagATGATGTAgtattcattggatcatgagccattttctcttcaccatactcttctctttccatcattctggtacatattgatcttcatttcatttgtccaaagaaaactgttccagaactggactgacttttaagaaatgttttctggcaaagtctaatctgtccttcctatgcttgaggtttaccagtggtttgcaccttgtgctAAACTCTCtgcctttactttcatgaagtcttctcttgattgtagactttgccCATGACAGGCCTACCTCttggagagtgttcttggtttgggtaaatgttgtgaaggggttcttcttcaccaattacagaattctgcaatcatccagcacagttaaCTTCTGTGGTTGTCCAGACATTCTGatattgctgagttcaccagcgtgttccttctctttaagaatctaCCAGACAGTTgacttgaccactcctggtgtttctgctgtctctctaaagggtttgctttgttttctcagcctaatgatggcctgtttttacttgcatgaacagctgtttggacctcatattgagagttcacagtgacatgCTTCcaagtgcaaattccacacttctacctgcttaatagttaatgaaataaggagcgacctgctcacacctggctatggaacagcctGTCAGTTAAATGTCTGAATACGTTTTCAGCCTTCAAagtggggggaccatgtataaaaatggctgtcattcctaaatggctcatatgatatttcagttaaacccTATGAATTAATGCTAAAAGcctacactttaatcatgtaattGTTTCTTCATTTccaatccattgtggtggcggaTAGAGCAAAAATTATgagaattgtgtcactgtccaaatacttgtggAGCTAACTGTATGTGACTGCATAAcaacttttcagcacagtttcacatttccaaagtacagtaatccctcgctatatcgcacttcgacttccacggcttcactctatcccggattttatatgtaagcatatctaaatatatattgcggatttttcgctggtttgatgatttctgctgacaatgggtcttttaatttctggtacgcgcttcctcagttggtttgcccagctgatttcatacaagggacgctattggtagatggctgagaagctacccaatcagagcacgtattacgtattaaataaaactcctcgaTGATATATGATACGTATGCTTGTGcgtagtatataaacagtgtgtttacatacataatttcaactaatcttacctaatatctaagagaatataaatggtttatgctgtataactgtgtgggaaatgtttataagagtgtgatagatagatagatagatagatagatagatagatagatagatagatagatagatagatagatagatagatagatagatagatagaattttagtatagtaggctagatagatagatagatagatagatagatagatagatagatagatagatagatagatagatagatagatagatagatagatagacagatagatagacagatagatagatagatagatagatagatagatagacagaattttagtatagtaggcaggatagattgatagatagatagatagaattttagtatagtaggcaggatagatagatagatagatagatagatagatagatagatagatagatagatagatagatagatagatagatagatagatagatagatacatactttattgtagtgtgggagagtttataagggcttaaaatatattgtgagcaggggggctgttcgcacccctagaggatacggacactcctctaaaaaacgctgaaagactaccttcacattgctccctttcttgctgggcttacctGCGGCTGCTTTGTCGCGCGATATGCATCCCGCGCCGGTGCTTTGcattacttaaaagcccgaacagcgcctattgatttttgattgtttgcttttctctctctatctctctgacagtctctgctcctgacgcgcactcctttgaagaggaagatatgtttgcattcttttaattgtgagacggaactgtcatctctgtcttgtcatggagcacagtttaaacttttgaaaaagagacaaatgtttgtttgcagtgtttgaataaagttcctgtctctacaacctcctgtgtttctgtgcaaatctgtgacccaagcgtgacaatataaaaataaccatataaacgtatggttttcacctttcgcggggggtcctggaatgcaacccccgcgatcgaggagggatcactgtattgcaaGCTCGCCCCTTTTCCTGACAGCCGATAACATGATGCCTGACGGAGCTGGTACCCGTGTAAATGGTTTATATGTCAATCAGGGTCTCAAACAACACCAAATGAGGTGTGAGGCCTCGCCACAAAAGCAGGCCAAGAACTTCAAAAGCCTGCCAGGAAAGGTTCACCCCAATACAGCCAGACCCCAATTACTACATGCTGCCTTTGATTATGTTCTGATAGAGAACTAACGGGAACGTTTTGAAAAGTAATCGGGA includes:
- the zhx2a gene encoding zinc fingers and homeoboxes protein 2a, which gives rise to MASKRKSTVPCMVRASELDEDNDPEEVKDTDDEVKENGSLHTLPDNSTWNSGNLDQNEEMNAMLEKISQDGQHQWKPQGGYECKYCPYSTQDLNKFTEHVDSSHPNVILNPLYVCAECNFSTKKYDTLSHHNFKSHPGVNNFKLKLIKNNIQTILEQTIEGSNSAINLSPATVITSDAPSSVPVNKTSTMKTGKPKMETNRIPRWADDLHIPRPLIIKDTFPAFTINGTVIIPEPTVQEGLSHVMPSLQRPPNYSLVPKVAVPLNTSKYNPLLDINTTLITAFNKFPYPTQAELSWLTAASKHPEEQIKVWFTAQRLKQGISWSPEEVEEARKKMFNGTIQPVQPAFAVLPNHLSSTTETPPSLIQTVPCQFLGQTSLVLTQMANGSTMTCSPITVTVANNMQATKRPLPTPVVDQQVKRANVIEVAHSQSSSLEFNGSHLFLERKKSKEQLSELRRSFTKQQFPEDMEVYRLIEATGLSRGEIKKWFSDQRYRTQKGVINLANDSLMKDVIHDLSKAQNPNIEMSLKNCKGSGPEPAKMVERTLHQTCFPSQVDTDNFLGDPRVPKTDAEDRLLDKQKVRTCVEEVLLNSVNADKEKALDQGAHNGILGHGGQTKASALSVIISTLSHVPISKASQELLKGVFVRTQWPSPEEYDQLALKTGLSRTDIVRWFKDNRSGLKSGTLDWMEQYQKMNGERKNGQSPTTDSAKTVTPILHQHCSKTLETREEDLNKVVDKPSEVTQQETCEL